The following proteins come from a genomic window of Miscanthus floridulus cultivar M001 chromosome 2, ASM1932011v1, whole genome shotgun sequence:
- the LOC136537109 gene encoding uncharacterized protein, whose product MSTASQIARAHTAAGARADDRATRRAAVEVVAAATAETARHAAAAAQCAVAVAAVLRVEMEREPEPAGGSRSLVGRRHQLPSPERRRGRHGHSPVLQMVYRDSGAGTPWPMLTKSNYHEWSLLMKVKLQARWLWKAVHIGGVDYDDDRRAMEALCAAVPIELDAYLTNKATAKLAWESIAAACIGRDHVRWVTMQRLRGEWEGLAFQSGEQVEDFALCLTNLMEQMACNSDTDLTEECVVEKFLCCMPKRTGHWAKDCRLPPRRGGQAEEQDATLFLAHGCIELQQDTGEGVKGPIFPLFGSAGSAELHLNGPRAHAFLGKGATDDKIDGWYLDTGATHHMTGRCEFLSDLDSSVKGSIKFGDASAVEIKGIGSVIFKAKMGEHRLLTGVYYILGLKNSIISVGQLDENGSRVEIEDGVLRI is encoded by the exons ATGTCCACCGCTAGCCAGATCGCGAGAGCGCACACCGCCGCGGGTGCCAGAGCCGACGATCGCGCGACGCGCCGTGCTGCCGTAGAGGTAGTGGCTGCGGCGACGGCCGAGACGGCCAGGCATGCGGCGGCTGCGGCCCAGTGCGCGGTAGCCGTGGCCGCAGTGCTGCGCGTCGAGATGGAGCGGGAGCCGGAGCCAGCAGGAGGATCGCGTAGCCTGGTCGGGCGTCGCCACCAGTTGCCATCACCAGAGCGGCGTCGTGGTCGGCACGGCCACTCCCCAGTGCTGCAGATGGTCTACCGCGACTCTGGAGCGGGAACACCgtggccgatgctcaccaagtCGAACTACCACGAGTGGAGCCTGCTGATGAAGGTCAAGCTGCAGGCCCGATGGTTGTGGAAGGCGGTTCACATCGGCGGCGTCGACTACGACGATGATCGCCGGGCGATGGAGGCGTTGTGCGCCGCCGTCCCCATCGAGCTCGACGCCTACCTCACCAACAAGGCTACAGCAAAGCTGGCGTGGGAATCGATTGCCGCGGCATGCATCGGCAGGGATCATGTGCGCTGGGTGACGATGCAGCGCCTCCGAGGGGAGTGGGAAGGCCTCGCCTTTCAGTCTGGTGAGCAAGTCGAGGACTTTGCCCTCTGTCTTACCAATCTGATGGAGCAGATGGCGTGCAACAGTGACACCGACCTCACGGAGGAGTGCGTGGTCGAGAAATTCCTCTGCTGCATGCCAAAGAG GACTGGCCACTGGGCCAAGGACTGCCGCCTTCCTCCACGCCGCGGTGGGCAAGCAGAGGAGCAAGATGCCACCCTGTTCCTAGCACACGGATGCATCGAGCTGCAACAAGACACAGGGGAGGGGGTGAAAGGTCCAATCTTTCCCCTTTTCGGGTCAgctggctccgccgagctccaccTCAACGGACCGCGCGCCCATGCCTTCCTCGGCAAAGGTGCCACCGATGACAAGATCGACGGCTGGTACCTCGACACCGGTGCGACGCACCACATGACTGGTCGGTGCGAGTTCTTATCCGACCTAGACTCCAGCGTGAAGGGCTCCATCAAGTTCGGTGATGCCTCCGCCGTCGAGATCAAGGGCATTGGCTCGGTCATCTTCAAGGCCAAGATGGGGGAGCACCGTCTTCTCACTGGGGTATACTACATCCTAGGCTTGAAGAACTCCATCATCAGTGtcggacagctggatgagaacggctcACGGGTGGAGATTGAGGATGGCGTGCTACGCATCTAG